The following proteins come from a genomic window of Gottfriedia acidiceleris:
- a CDS encoding thiamine diphosphokinase, with translation MIIHVVGAGPKSKTITEITQKDENQLLIGVDNGAQYLIEEGLIPEAIFGDFDSLSDENLEKIQRLVPNVFIYPPEKDETDLELAIQWAIKQKPEKIFIHCVTGKRLDHEFGSITLLIKFMNSGIPIKIVDEYNELYIIQQGTHFISKLQHFKYVSFFSIGAKVVNLTLKGFKYPLTNHLLEIGSSLCVSNELLESEGSISFSEGIALVVRSKD, from the coding sequence TTGATTATACATGTCGTAGGTGCAGGACCGAAATCGAAAACAATTACTGAAATTACTCAGAAAGACGAAAACCAGTTACTGATTGGCGTAGATAATGGAGCTCAATATTTAATTGAAGAAGGATTAATTCCAGAGGCAATATTCGGTGATTTTGATTCTTTAAGCGATGAGAATTTAGAAAAGATACAAAGGCTTGTCCCTAATGTTTTTATTTACCCTCCTGAAAAAGATGAAACAGATTTAGAACTTGCTATTCAATGGGCAATTAAACAAAAACCAGAAAAGATTTTTATCCATTGTGTAACTGGAAAACGGTTAGATCATGAGTTTGGCAGTATTACATTATTAATAAAATTTATGAATTCCGGTATTCCAATAAAAATCGTTGATGAATATAACGAACTATATATCATTCAGCAAGGTACCCATTTCATTAGTAAACTGCAGCATTTTAAATACGTATCCTTTTTTTCAATAGGAGCTAAAGTAGTAAATTTAACTTTAAAGGGCTTTAAATACCCACTAACTAATCATTTATTGGAGATTGGATCATCACTGTGTGTGAGCAATGAACTGCTTGAGAGTGAAGGGTCTATTTCATTTAGCGAAGGCATAGCATTAGTAGTAAGGAGCAAAGATTAA